AAGATTTTAGAGGTTTCCCTAGTGGTGCTTGTTTAGGTTTAATAGGGATGTCCTTTCGGGTTTCTTTCAAAGTTTTTTTCAGGGATTCTTTCGAAGTTCCCTGGGGGGTCTCTTTCAAAGTTGCTTCTGAAGTTTCTTTTGGGGTTTCTTCCTTTGGTTTATAAAACAATTTCTGAACAGATTCTGGAAAGTCAACATTGTCTAAGATCCTCATATCTTTCAATTTCTTCTCCAAAAGCACGAGATCTTCTTTTCCATTTTCTAAGATGATGAAGTTGATCAACTGTTTATATAGATGAACACAAATTATCAATGACCTCAAGCATGTAACAATAATGTTCATGTCTATTTAAATGAAAATTCAAACTATACCTCCTCATCTATCATTTCTATGATCTCAACATGTCGCGGAAGTAGCTTCTGCATCAGCTCCAAACTCCACTTCTCCAAAGCTTCAGGAAGAACTGTGTGGTTTGTATATGCCATGGTTCTGAAAGGGTAAAGTTAGCAATCACAGTACAGATGATATCAAGAGAGTGCAGCTCTATTAATATGCGCATGATAatgaaagtaatatatatatatacatatatataatgacaTTTCTAACACCAACTATGCAATGACCCAACAAAACATGTAGtcctatatatttttatataattatactGCCAGTACTAGTATTTTTTTCTGCAAACAAAAATTAGGAAATAACTTTATGCCAACATTAAAGTATGTGTACAATGTGTAAATTGTAGATTTAGGAAATTTAAGACAGGAAAGTACCTCTGTGTAATTTTCCAAGCTTCATTCCAGGTCAAACCTTTCACATCAATCAGTATCCTCATTAACTCTGGAATGCAGAGTGTAGGGTGAGTATCATTCATTTGGACTGCAACTTTTGTAGGAAATTCTTTCCAATTAACAGAATTTCCAGATCTCCTCTCAAAACATGCAATGATATCTTGAAGAGAGGCTGAACAAAGTGTATACTGTTGTTTCAAACGAAGAATCTTTCCCTCCATAGACTCATCTCCAGGATACAATATATAGCATATCTGAAACAAACCCCGcatatcataaatgtaaagaGGGGAACATGGAAAGTAAATAGAACGTATGTTTCCCACTGATAAAGTTAATTTAATTTAACTATACTATTTTTGAACATAAAGTAAACAATGTAATCAACATAATGCAACCACAATCAGTAAGAATGAAAACTGTTCATTAGATTTCAACTAGAAGTTCAAATAAATACCATGTGTGGTGGATTTGAATAAGAAGTCCCTTGACATGATTTAGAGGGGAAAAGAAACTATGCCAGAAATATCTGGGACTTACGAAAATAAATGTTTTGCACATTAAGCAATCAACATACTAGTCCTTTAAAACCTTTTGGAGGTATACAGCAAAGACATGTGATTATAAGATTTCATCCCATCGAAGTAACATCATATTTCATGCTTCAAGGGTTAGAAGAACCCAGGGATAAAAGTTTAAAAACTAACTTTTCAGGAAAAAATATGTGAGAAATCCTTAACTACCAAAAATAACTGATCAAAGaaattttgataaattttgaGGAAGTCTATACAAATTCAGATCctgatttaatttatatattcaatAAGTACTGTAATGATctcctaaaattaaaaaaaaaaaaacttctgtgGGTGGTAATGCATAAAAGAGTGGCTACAGAGAAATCAACACAGTTCTTTCTTAATGCTTTGAAACAAAATAAACCTTTTCAGCATTTTGATGCGCCTCAGAAGCTTTGGCATGATGTCCGGCATTAAAAGCTGCCAAATCAAAATCTTCTGATGGTACTTTTGTTGACCAGAGGCGCAAGTTGATTGTGCTTTTAGTCTTGTACCCAGGTATTGGTACATCATAGGCAACGGCTTTTATATTCTCTCCACCAATCCAATGCTTCTTTCCATCTGAACCAATGATCACTTTGCCATAAAATTTCACAGGGTATGAGACATCGTTTCGTACAATTTCCCAGGGATTTCCCATCTACAACAAGAATATTTTATTTAGGAAAACCAATAAGCTTTTGTTATGCATCTAGTGTATAGAAATAAGGCTCCAACTTCAAATAACTATAGAATGATCTTACCTAGGTATTCCTGTAAACAGAGGAGAAAATAGAAACATAATGATGTACATAGGACTATAGAAGTTGCAAGAGACATACCTCAAGCCAATTTTCTGCAACTTCCTCCTGACCATCTTTTGTGATGTTCTGCTTAAACAAACCATACCTGTATCTTAGTCCATATCCCCAAGCTGGATAATTCAATGTTGCCAAGGAATCTAAAAAACATGAAGCTAGACGTCCTAGACCACCATTGCCAAGTGCAGCATCTGGTTCCTGCACACAATTATTGATCGCATTTTAGAAGTCCTGAGTGGCAGAAACATGAGAGGCATTTACCATCAAGCTTGCTTCCTTTAGAAGGACATCATCAAATACATCACAAAAATATTACGTGGCTCTGAACCAATATTATTAAGGTAATGGGAAACATGTGTAAGGTAATGGAGAAGTCATACACTATCTGTGATATGTAGTGAAATTTGTCTAACCTGCTCGGCAACATTCTCAAGATTGTGTCCAAGCTGTCTCAATGCATCTGCATAATGACCTGTTAGCTCTAGATTACCAATTGCATTTAACAGTGCTCGTCCCTACAGAAGTGGATCGATGAAAAAAATCAATAACATGAGAATGAAAGTTTGATTGTAGTGAATACTAGAAGTCAATTATCAAACCTGCAAAAATTCCATGGAGAGATAGTACGCCTGTTTCACATTCATCTTTTCATAGTACTCATAAGTGGCATTCCAGTTTATTAATAGTGCATCACGAACACTTTCTGCAGTAGCAATGTATGCCTTGGGAAGCTCAAAAAGTTCAGGAGAGAATGAGGGTGTGAATTCAGCATGATACTTGATACTTGATGCTATAGTGGAGGCGTTATATGCAGAATAGTTCAATGCACTTGCAACACCTAAAAGATAAAGTTCATTTAGTCCATATGatgtaggaatagaaaataaaacaaCACCCTCAAATATTACATTCAGCATTGAGGTGAAGCAACAAGAAGGCATAATTACATATCTAAACAAGGGAGCACCAGAAGCAGGTCGATTAAGATTCCAGAGAAATTCGGTGGAACGGATagcatcaaaaattttaaaagaaagaGATTGGATCAAGATCAATATTGCCAAACTTGCTTTCCCACCTAAGATCACAAAAGATTCATAAACTCAAATCGTAGAGACAGATAATGTTGGATtaagattatatttttattaaaataaaaataatgtttttattttctgttgcattctttttttttcttttttctttttttttcaaatttaggacaataaataaaaatagtaTACACTATGAACAGAACTCCAAAGTGAGAACCTCCTTGTTTCAGGTTAATCAGGTGAACTTACCATCCGGAAACTCTCGTAAACAGCTATACTCTAGCATTTACCTTCAAATTCGCTCTTATAGTTTGATCTCCTTTAATCTCTAAGACCGTCAAATACGACCCACGTAGCCAAGACTATGTCGAAAAATCATCTGAATCTTGTACCCTATGCCACTTCCTATCTGCTTTAATACTAGAGTCGTAACCACTAGCTCACAAACATTCAGTTCTACCAGTGTATGAATAAAGGGACTGCGTCGTGAGCTGGGTGATCATTATATGTTCCTCTGGATTGTTGTCTGATTGTGGTCAATGTCTTCGATCACTATGTGTATGGACTAGACCCACTTTCTCTTTTTACTTTATCTATGATCCCTTCTATCTTcccctttctctcttcttttctgctCTTTCCGACTGCTTCTTCGTACCGTCACTTTCAACAATATTCTTCGTCGGGTCGTCGGATGCAACCAAAGCCAAGCTCCAAagatgaactacataacaaacaaGTATTTACCAAAACTCGTTACTCATTCGATGGAAGGTCTCAGTGGTCATTAACCAAGCCATAAAAAGGAACATTAAGCAGAAGTCTCATCTACATTTCGTGTTTTGCTCCAATGATTCACGCAAACGAAACACCAAACACAGATCGTCGACAATCCACAACGAGAGAGCAAATAGGACGGATCGAAAGTTTTACCGCCTTCCGCGACTGGATCCTTCACCTCCCGATCGCTGGCGACGCTCCTCACGGAGATCGATCTACGGGAGCGTCGCCGCCCCCTCCCGATCCCGCCGAAGAAGGGGGCCGGTACATAAACGATCGTCGATGACCGCAGTAGTGGCGACCCCGGGATGGTTCCGAGGTGGGAGTAGATCGCGGATCGAGACGGGAACGGGGACGACGACATCTAGTCCCAACGAGGCAAGCCCAACTCCCGAGAAGATGACCAACAGAGAAGACCGATAGTGCGTGactgagaggaggaagaagacatccTCTTATCGCCTCGTTCTTTCTGTTATATAGTGAGAGCGGGAGCTGATGGATATTTTTTGGTGGTGTCACGAACGGTCACATTGAATCCGTGAGACTCGGTAAAACCGGCTACGGTTGCGCAGCGTCAGCGACGTGGAGCTGCCTCCGGTGAGAATAAGGTGCCACCTCACCCGATTTAACAGCAATAAATCAACGAAGATTACACGCGTCACGTCTCTCTTTAATGAAATAGTgagattttctaaaaaaatactcatatttttatgtatttatatttttatttactcgattataatatttttttaaaaaaatatttataatatttttattgtgatttTAAATACACTATAAACACTATCGAAAAACATTATAAGTGACATCTATTTGGTTGGTTGTTATTTCTCGTGTGTTATTATGAtgtcatatttttaaattaataattagtTTATTTGAATCATTTATCATGTTTTTAGTaggttttatattttttaatatactgACTAAGATATTATAAcaagttattttttatttagatgatgttattttttaaactattataaatatctaTCTGAATTACAGTATAACATATTAAATAATTTCTAGTGTATTTTGATTCTATCTAAtttatttatagtgttttcaagTAAATTTTAAAGTATTTTAAATGCGATGATCAAAACATCATATCACACCAAAAACATACTACTACAACaagcaaataaaaaataaaaaataatttaaatatttttaaattagggatattatttggggaaaaaaaaataaaatgagagtATTGATTAAGAAAGatctaaattattaatatttttaaaaaaatcacccATGTTGGCTTGTCCATGTTGGCTTAAGTTCACCTGTGGTGAGCATAGAAGACCGGGAAAAGCATTCATTAATTAACGTATTGGGATTGCTAATCTTTAAATGAAGTGTTAAAAGCTACATTATCCTTTTGTTTTTGGCTTCTATCGTCCGGTCCATGTTGGCCTAAGTTCACCTGCGGTGAGCATAGAAGACTAGGAGAAGCATTCATTAACGTATTGGGATCGCTAATCTTCAAGACAAGTGTTAAAAGCTACCTTATCTTTTTTGGCTCGTAATCGCTTCACATCAGTTTAGCAGTGGGGAGCGAAGTCACAGCGAGTATGATGAGCCCAAAGGAAACAGACACTTTTATTTTGTTCGATTGTCTACGTTGTTAACAGCAAGCGAAGAGGAACATACCacattcatgtttttttttttctcttatttttttaattaaaaatattataataatataagctctatatatatatatatatatatagcagtaAGATTGATAAGGGGTTTATTGGACGCTTTACAGGTGAGGAGGTCAGTGATATTTTTCTAGTGCAAGTCGTCGTTTCCCGTGGCAGGAGAGCCCACCACGCGTTCGTCCAAATGACTCCGAACAGAGGTGTTTGCGTGCCAAGTTTGCTAACGCTCTCCTCACCGTCCATATTTCCCGCCCTGCTAAAAAGGTGGCTGAACGATGCGCAATTTATGTGAGCATATTCCTCTCGATCATCCATGCATCAGAAACTAATTTTGTTTTCACATATTTaactttatgaatcataaaagttAACGTATTTATATCGATTAGTTTTAGTTAGATAATGATATATTATATAGCATTCTTATCTGCAATGTCAGTCAGTTGTAGCTTTTGCGGTTTTTTGGAGTGACTCAAGTCACGAGAGGAAGGTTGAGATCAGCCTCGGTCATTGGCATTGGATGACTGTGGGGAACTCAGATCACGCTCTTCATCATCTGaagcactgcagctttgttttcgTTGTGTTAGTGATAGACACTGTTCTTTCCTACTCATTCGTTTATGAGATGCATGCAGCTCATGCTCTTTGCTTCATCGGATGGATGATGAAATCTTCTAATTGATTTTTTGAACGGTGCAATCTCGTTCAGGGAACTCACTCACTTGTATCCAGTAATAAATACGATGAAAGTGAAGCAAACACTTGACATTTATCTCATTCAGGGAGACACATTTAGGCACAAAAGATCTGCATCCATCAATCTGCCTGCCAATTGGTTTGGTGAGCACTCGAATACTGAACAAAGAGAGAGCAGCAGTGTGAAAGGTCAGTCAGTCAGTTCCACCATAGTAACTGGGATCCCTAGTGGAGAAGCTCAAAGGATGTGATGCCTCGAAATAAAAATACAGTGCCTTCCTTCATCTTATGATACTGTTCATTTGGTCCGGACCTGATGTGGATCTTGCAGAAGCTTGTAAATGTCACACAAACAACAAATAAGCTATGCTCTGGGATTTCAGATGCTTACGCTTGTGGAAGCTGATCACGAGCTCATTCACCATCTGACCACTTCATACAAGGCCATACCAATTGAGATGTGGTTTGTGGTTCCATCTTGAACAGGAAGAGCAAATTTAGGTTGTGGCTCTGAATCAGCATGGAACACACAGTATTTATTTCTACTGTCGCCAAGTACCTGTGCTCCTCTTGATTTCGAGTGCCTGCTGACAACATGAGAACAAAATTGCCTGAGGAAACCTGCCAAAGCCAAAATGTTTGCTGCAAAGAGGATGCAGTGTCCCAAGGACACATAGAAAAATCATGTAGTCAAACAGCAAGCTTAAAAGTATTTATTCAGCAGCATAATCACACGCACCCTTTTCCGAGCAAGCATGAGGTGGGCTGCAAGTCATTTTGGTTCCAACACAATATGGGATCTGGGGAGAGTCAAATATATGTAATCTTACATTTGATTATGAATCATTCATATAATAAAGGAGTAGATTTGTAATGATGTCAAGGTTTGCTAGCATGATTTTTCTTAAACTATTCTGGACATCCTGCTTGATCACAAATAGTTCAGCAATCGATGAGTAAAAGCAACAGGCCACCTGGTTGCAGCCTTCCCTTCGATCTCATTTATTCTATCTAGTGCTTGGTAGATATAGTCAGCAAAACAGCTAGTAGCATTCTTCCTCCAAGCTAGCATACCCTGAAACTGGCAGGCAAAAGCTTCCCTGTTATTTTGCTGCGAGGACACCAAAATCTGAAGCATAAAGGTTTTGAACATGCTCAGATTTGCTCTACAAACCAAAAGTCTCGGCAATCGATCCACTGATAAGCTTCAGAACAGCCAATGATAGTTTTGGTGCATGACTTTTCTGCATGATACATGCAACACATTTTGTGGCCCTGCTCCCAAAAGGAAAACACACCAGATCAGTAATTATCACAGGCTTTAGTTTTGATGTGGACAAAATAATGAAGTCTCTATCCTCCATCTTAGTCACTTTCTCATGATTTCCTTCTTCGATTTCACATATAATATTGCCACATCTCAAGCAATCGATGCAAAAAACcattcattttcattttcagGTCTTATTCCTTAAAAGTTAGGgatacatcatatatataaatatatatatacaacatacTTTTTCCTCTCACTCACCAGTCATTGTTTAGTTGGGTTGGATGAAAGTGATCACACggagaggaaaagaagaagattcAATGTACCAACAGCAATTAAATGAAGGAAAATGTGTGTTGTGGATCCCATGACACaaaagttaaatcatgcaaaTGTGTAAGACTCTCATTAATTGTAACAGGACATTGAAAAGgactaaagaagaaaaaggatcaGACTTCCTCAAGTACCAAAGTTTTACTTTACTGCCTGCAGTCGTCGTTTGACTACAGTGGTCTGTTCTGATCAATGAACAACCAACCTTTTTGTGTTTAAGCAGAGAATATTCTTTTTCATTTGGAATCAAAATGAACTTTTCCTTTTTATAGgtatttttctttgttgtttccctgctttaaattaaaagaaaaaaaaaacaatcactAACATGTTCACTACTATTGATTATTCCTTGATCTTCTCTAACATCTTTAAATCTAAAAAGTAAATTTGGATTATTTTCCCAACCATTTATTTAAGagtgaaaataattataatataagacATAGTTCTATCATCATTTTCCATCAAAGTGAAAGAGCCGTCTTCACCTGCTTCGATCGTTACATCCAAGAATTGAGGTAACAATCAATTACCTCAGCTTATGGGATCGTTTCGACATTGGTTCCCAAATCCAAATTTCCTTTCCCTTTTATTGCCCTCAGGTCAAACTTCAATCGCCTTTAATTGCTCCACTTCACCTCTCCCACCCCCCCAATCTAACATTAGACACACTCTCCTTCCTTCCCTTTTTCTCATTTGTTTTCTCACCTCCCActgtttatttatattatatatatatatatatatatatatatatatatattttagtaaAAAGGAAACTAATTCTTGCAATAATTATAGCATCCAATTTCCTTCACCTCTGCCTTTGGCTTCCTccctccatccatccatccctcGTGTTTTCCTCCGACACCAAAGATCTCAGATCTCAAAGCTCAATGTTTGCCCGCCGGTAGAGCTGGAATCGAGGGATCAAAGCATAGTGCGCGTCGGAAACCCAATGCCGGATCGTGAGAGGCTCGCAAGATCCGATTTTGTAGCTGCTGGTAGCGCGATCTCCGCTCCTGAATCCCTCGGTGATGCATTGGATTGCTGCTCCGGCGTTTTGGTAGCATGTTCTCTCGCGTAGGGCCGTTGGCGGGTCAGGATCTCGTGGTGCCGGCGCCGCCACGGCGACGGCGGCAACGGTGAGGGTCGGCGGCGGGCAGCACCGGGCGCCGGCACGGCCGCGGCGTCGGATACGACGACGATGCAGATTAGGTTCTCGCCTGGCATGAGAAGCATCACGATATCGAGCACCAATGGATTCCTCGACTTGATGAAGTTGAAGGACGCCGCCCGCCACATCTCCTACCGGACCCTCTTCCACACTGTCCTCGCCCTAGCCTTCCTCTTGCCCTTCGTTTTCATCCTCACCGCCGTCGTCACCCTCGAGAGCGTCAACAAGTGCTCCTCCTTCGGTAGGATGTTGGAACCCTTTCGCCTGTTTCTTGAATTTGTTGCAATTTGATGTCTTGGATGGGTTGCGTCGGTGCCGATGGATCTGATATAgcaatatcaaaaaaaaaaatcctttgcgGTTGAAATGCTAAAGATGTCATTCTCAAATGATTGTATATGCTGATTTTGTCGGTCCATTTTGGTTTATCTTGAATTTGATTGTTTGCTGTTCCGTCGTACATCTTTTCTGACGTCTTTACCTTTGTCGGTGGCTAGCAACTCGGTCATCCCAGTTCTTCACTTCGGCTTCAGAATTCAACATAAGTTTGGTTGTGGTTGTGCCACATGCTTCAACTTCTTAGGCTGAACATTGTTTATTGTATTGTAAATTTAAGGTGCTTAAAtgaacttaatgatttttttcgtTTATTTTCGAGAGGGGTTACTTATCCTCAAAATTTCTAGTTGTGCAGTCGAGAAAGTGCCAtatctttcctttttcttcatctttttcttcttgtatGTATTTTGAATATTAGTAGTCAATAGGGTTAACCGTGGCATCGGAGTTTAGTGGTCAATAGGTTTGGCTGTGGCATCGGAGTTTAGtggatctttatttttttttttttctctcttcatagatttttaatttttttttagtgtTCGGTTTTACTGCATGATGCTGGTGGCTTGGCTGTATTTCCtgccttttccttttggtcttaAATAACTGTGTTAAGTAAAATACCTGGAAGTTCTTGTGTTATGTTCTTTTCATTTGTGTTATTGCTTTTGTTTCTGTTTGCTTATTCAGTGTCTTGTTGTTGATGTGTGCATGACCTtatattttcaaatatttatgcTGTTTAAATCCTATATCATGATGCCCAATATTTATTATCCTCTCAGCAGACCCTTTCAAAGGCAACCGACTGCTGCATTTAGATTTCCATCAGTGTGTATAATGTTAATGTTGAAATCTCTTTCAGTTTTCATTTAAACATCTACCTTTCTTCCTTTGATTACCCATGAATTGTGCTGCTAATGCTTTCTGCATCTTCCTGTGTGATCTTTCCTTTGCTACCGCTTAGAAGCAGTTGTACACATGGAAAATAAGCTTGCTTGTTAGCTGTTTTGGTTGCTTCAGCTCATTCAATATTTTACTCCAACACATGGGTGTCTTCTCAGTCTATGCTTTgagcttatttttcttttttctatattcTGCTGGTTTTTAAAGGTCTTCTTCATTCTCAGTTAATCCACCTGCCTTTATCTGCAGTTTCTTATTATACTTGGATTTATGATATTCACAACATGCACCACATGATGTTAATCATATTCATATGTAACTGCTTTATCGATATTTGTTCATCAAGATTAGTTGTTACAAGGTCTGCTTTTGTTTTTTCCCTTTCTTTAATATATGCTTAATTATTTAATGTCTGTATACTTGTATATGCTGATGCAATTAGCTTTTACATCCACGCTATGCTGATAGGAGTTTTTATGACCTGCTATCCGCAACATCAATAATATCTGGCTGCACTATTTTCTCACAAGTCTACCTCAAGCATGTTTTTGTAGAGAATGAATACAAATATTTATGAAGATTATGCAAAATATTTTACTAGGTCTACTTTCTGGCTTCTACATCTAATTTTGTTGAGCGTTATGACATAACTTGAATGCAATGTCTACTGCATCGGCTGATAACATTAGTTTCCTTGTTATTTTCTTATTTGTTTCAGATTGTCTCGGGAGGCGGCTAGGACCAGGGTTTCTTGGAAGGGGTGGTGATGATTCCATGGTAATGTTTTCTATTGTTTTCTTTTCTAGTCATGATGGATGGATAGTTTTCTCTTTCTCCTTGTTGAAGACATAATCTTAATCTGAACCGCTTCAACACAATCACAGAAGCTTGTTAAAGACTTATACAAGATACTTGATCAAGTAAACTCTGAGGAAATTCCAGTCGGCCTGAAGTTGCCAGAATCTTTCAGTGAGTTTCTTTCAGACATGAAGAACAATCAGTATGATGCGGACACTTTTGCTGTAAGATTGAAGGCAATGGTATGCCCATTTGTTAATCTTTTATGTCCTTATTTGGTACATTTCTCCTCAGAACAAGATTAAAGATGTTCAATAAAATGTTTTATGATTCATTGACTAAACATTGAAGTATTGTTCATTTAAAAAATCATCGTGATACTGTATTCTTCATACATGGATGTTATCTAGAGAACAATATAGAAGCTCGTCATTCTCTGCAGGATTCTTGGAACTGTCCTTCGAAAATTCCTTATTAATTTTGGTGTctttttgtttaatttttctgTATGTGTTGGCACCAGTGTTAGCTCTTAGGGATCTCTTCATGGTTCACTTCAATTGGAATGTGCTACAATGACACTATTCTTTAAACCTTCAAGTCATTTGTGTAGCCATCTCAACTATTCACGTGGCATGTCTTAACCATTCATGTGAATATTCTTCACCAGATTCATAGCATCACTAGTGAAGAAATGAGATTCTTGAGAGTTATTGTTCAGTTAAATTTGGCTATACTTTAAGTTCAAGAAAAATGTAACTTTCTTCtgttaagaaaagaaaaaaaattagatacgAGAAATCTGGTAACAATCTTAATCTGATTAAATATTCTTTGTTGGAATTTTTTAtagaagaggtggcactgccagtcATTCTTAGAATCCATACTTGCGGACACTAAACCATTTACATGCAGCTCATTAAGTTAATATACTTGGGGATGTTCTTTCTATGACTTGTTTGTTATATGCAGATGGAACATATGGATAGGGAGGTGAAAAGATCAAGGCTAGCAGAACAACTGCACAAACATTTTGCAGCAACTGCTGTTCCTAAAGGCATACATTGTCTCTCATTGCGCTTGACTGATGAATATTCATCCAATGCACAAGCTCGTAAACAGTTGCCACCACCAGAGTTGCTACCTTTACTCTCTGATAACTCTTATCACCATTTTGTTGTTGCCACTGATAACATTCTTGCAGCCTCTGTTGTGGTCACCTCAGTTGTACGATCTTCGTTACAGCCTGAGAGGGTTGTCTTCCATGTCATAACTGATAAAAAGACTTATCCGGGTATGCATTCATGGTTTGCCTTAAATTCTCTTTCCCCTGCTGTGATTGAGGTGAAAGGTGTTCACCAATTTGACTGGTTAACAAGAGAAAATGTGCCTGTTCTCGAAGCTATTGAAAGTCACCATGGTGTTAGAAATCACTATCATGGAGATTATATCTTGGGCACCAATGTTGGTGACAATCCAAGGGCTTTCGCTTCTAAACTGCAAGCAAGGAGTCCAAAATACATTTCTCTGCTCAACCATCTGCGCATATACCTGCCCGAGGTAAATTAGTCGGTGTACTTTTGAGATCCTTTTGCTTGATGACACTTTTTGCTAATGTAGTACTAGAGGCAATGATTCCAAAGAACCAATATAACAAAAGTATGCTTGTTTGGATGGTTATTATATCTTCAGCCTACAGCATGCTAAATTCTATTTAAGTGATTGGAGA
The DNA window shown above is from Musa acuminata AAA Group cultivar baxijiao chromosome BXJ2-4, Cavendish_Baxijiao_AAA, whole genome shotgun sequence and carries:
- the LOC135611326 gene encoding alpha-1,4 glucan phosphorylase L isozyme, chloroplastic/amyloplastic-like, translated to MSSSPFPSRSAIYSHLGTIPGSPLLRSSTIVYVPAPFFGGIGRGRRRSRRSISVRSVASDREVKDPVAEGGVASALNYSAYNASTIASSIKYHAEFTPSFSPELFELPKAYIATAESVRDALLINWNATYEYYEKMNVKQAYYLSMEFLQGRALLNAIGNLELTGHYADALRQLGHNLENVAEQEPDAALGNGGLGRLASCFLDSLATLNYPAWGYGLRYRYGLFKQNITKDGQEEVAENWLEMGNPWEIVRNDVSYPVKFYGKVIIGSDGKKHWIGGENIKAVAYDVPIPGYKTKSTINLRLWSTKVPSEDFDLAAFNAGHHAKASEAHQNAEKICYILYPGDESMEGKILRLKQQYTLCSASLQDIIACFERRSGNSVNWKEFPTKVAVQMNDTHPTLCIPELMRILIDVKGLTWNEAWKITQRTMAYTNHTVLPEALEKWSLELMQKLLPRHVEIIEMIDEELINFIILENGKEDLVLLEKKLKDMRILDNVDFPESVQKLFYKPKEETPKETSEATLKETPQGTSKESLKKTLKETRKDIPIKPKQAPLGKPLKSSGVLLDEKAEFEEVEPEEEDSEGEEPSFWKSNPKLPKMIRMANLCVVGGHGVNGVAEIHSEIVKQDVFNSFYKLWPEKFQNKTNGVTPRRWIRFCNPELSSILTKWIGTDDWVLNTEKLEELRKFADDEDLHSEWRAAKKSNKMKVVSLIRQRTGYIVSPDSMFDIQVKRIHEYKRQLLNILGIVYRYKKMKEMTAEDRISSFVPRVCIFGGKAFATYVQAKRIVKFITDVGATINHDPDIGDLLKVVFIPDYNVSVAEMLIPASELSQHISTAGMEASGTSNMKFAMNGCILIGTLDGANVEIREEVGEDNFFLFGARAHEIADLRTERAEGKFVPDPRFEEVKKFVCSGVFGPGDYDELMGSLEGNEGFGRADYFLVGKDFPSYLECQEKVDEAYQDQKRWTKMSILNTAGSYKFSSDRTIHEYAKDIWDIKPVVLP
- the LOC135611327 gene encoding probable galacturonosyltransferase 13 isoform X1, giving the protein MQIRFSPGMRSITISSTNGFLDLMKLKDAARHISYRTLFHTVLALAFLLPFVFILTAVVTLESVNKCSSFDCLGRRLGPGFLGRGGDDSMKLVKDLYKILDQVNSEEIPVGLKLPESFSEFLSDMKNNQYDADTFAVRLKAMMEHMDREVKRSRLAEQLHKHFAATAVPKGIHCLSLRLTDEYSSNAQARKQLPPPELLPLLSDNSYHHFVVATDNILAASVVVTSVVRSSLQPERVVFHVITDKKTYPGMHSWFALNSLSPAVIEVKGVHQFDWLTRENVPVLEAIESHHGVRNHYHGDYILGTNVGDNPRAFASKLQARSPKYISLLNHLRIYLPELFPNLNKVLFLDDDVVVQRDLSLLWEIDFSGKVNGAVETCKGEDTWVMAKRFRTYFNFSHPLIANKLDPDECAWAFGMNMFDLNAWRKTNIRETYHYWVKENLKSNLKLWKLGTLPPALIAFRGYVYPIDPSWHMLGLGYQELTDLDTVRKAAVIHYNGQCKPWLEIGYKHLQPFWTKHVNYSNNFVSNCHILEPQ
- the LOC135611327 gene encoding probable galacturonosyltransferase 13 isoform X2 — protein: MQIRFSPGMRSITISSTNGFLDLMKLKDAARHISYRTLFHTVLALAFLLPFVFILTAVVTLESVNKCSSFDCLGRRLGPGFLGRGGDDSMKLVKDLYKILDQVNSEEIPVGLKLPESFSEFLSDMKNNQYDADTFAVRLKAMMEHMDREVKRSRLAEQLHKHFAATAVPKGIHCLSLRLTDEYSSNAQARKQLPPPELLPLLSDNSYHHFVVATDNILAASVVVTSVVRSSLQPERVVFHVITDKKTYPAIESHHGVRNHYHGDYILGTNVGDNPRAFASKLQARSPKYISLLNHLRIYLPELFPNLNKVLFLDDDVVVQRDLSLLWEIDFSGKVNGAVETCKGEDTWVMAKRFRTYFNFSHPLIANKLDPDECAWAFGMNMFDLNAWRKTNIRETYHYWVKENLKSNLKLWKLGTLPPALIAFRGYVYPIDPSWHMLGLGYQELTDLDTVRKAAVIHYNGQCKPWLEIGYKHLQPFWTKHVNYSNNFVSNCHILEPQ